Proteins co-encoded in one Polynucleobacter sp. MWH-UH19D genomic window:
- the tilS gene encoding tRNA lysidine(34) synthetase TilS, translating into MASSRKLRQSPKATKRIAVALSGGLDSVVLLDTVCRSQTQGKAPAVEIFAFHIHHGLQKLADDWLLFCEKLAKKYRIHFDFRLLHLGVQGSIGNIEGRARKGRYEALADLCEEHGVTDLLLAHHQNDQAETVLLQLLRGSGIAGLSGMPDMRDLKSQNTHITLWRPLLNQSRAELESYAKAHRLKWIEDPSNQDDVFKRNAIRKQIIPKLEKLQSEAVANLARSAGLMGESQILLDRLAQIDGKPIYQKESLDVRQLKSLAKRDLPAANNVLRYWLKSNGLGMPSQERLNAWWQDLSTVKSDAQLEWLHDGKTIRFWRNQLQVPTAQDIDAGGWIFKPVASRSKNPGVSAAWITEAQKKGLIHAKKRSGAEKMQIKPNAPRRTLKNLFQEGDVPPWQRHAPLLYIGEDLIAVAGVGVSYPHLIYSGARVWPEWLQTLS; encoded by the coding sequence ATGGCAAGTTCAAGGAAGTTACGTCAAAGTCCTAAGGCAACGAAGCGAATTGCGGTTGCCCTTAGTGGCGGCCTGGATTCGGTAGTGTTGCTGGATACGGTTTGTCGTTCGCAAACCCAAGGTAAAGCCCCCGCAGTAGAAATCTTTGCCTTTCATATTCATCACGGCTTGCAAAAGTTGGCTGATGATTGGCTATTATTTTGTGAAAAACTTGCCAAAAAATATCGAATTCACTTTGACTTTCGCTTATTGCACTTAGGAGTTCAAGGCAGCATTGGCAATATTGAAGGGCGTGCCCGCAAGGGCCGGTATGAAGCCTTAGCGGATCTTTGTGAAGAGCATGGTGTGACAGATCTATTGCTTGCACATCATCAAAATGATCAAGCGGAAACAGTGCTTCTGCAATTGCTGCGAGGTTCAGGTATTGCAGGATTATCTGGCATGCCTGACATGCGTGACTTGAAATCTCAAAATACACATATCACGCTATGGCGTCCGCTACTAAATCAAAGCCGAGCTGAACTTGAGTCATATGCAAAAGCGCATCGGCTTAAGTGGATAGAGGATCCAAGCAATCAGGATGATGTATTTAAGCGCAATGCAATACGCAAGCAAATTATTCCTAAATTAGAAAAACTGCAATCAGAGGCGGTTGCTAATCTTGCAAGAAGTGCTGGCTTGATGGGTGAGTCACAGATCCTATTGGACCGCTTAGCTCAAATTGATGGCAAACCTATTTATCAAAAAGAGAGCCTTGACGTAAGGCAACTTAAATCTCTCGCAAAACGTGACCTACCAGCAGCGAATAATGTTTTGCGTTACTGGCTGAAAAGCAATGGTCTTGGTATGCCTTCACAGGAAAGGCTTAATGCTTGGTGGCAAGATCTTTCAACAGTGAAGTCAGATGCCCAATTGGAATGGTTGCATGACGGGAAAACTATTCGATTTTGGCGAAATCAATTACAAGTACCAACCGCGCAAGATATTGATGCAGGGGGATGGATTTTTAAGCCTGTAGCAAGTAGAAGTAAAAACCCAGGAGTAAGTGCTGCCTGGATTACTGAAGCTCAAAAGAAAGGCTTAATTCATGCCAAGAAAAGATCTGGTGCTGAAAAAATGCAAATTAAGCCTAATGCACCCCGCAGAACTCTAAAAAATTTATTTCAAGAGGGTGATGTTCCTCCTTGGCAGAGGCATGCGCCTTTGCTTTATATCGGCGAGGATCTCATCGCCGTCGCTGGGGTAGGGGTGAGCTACCCGCATTTAATTTATTCGGGAGCTAGGGTTTGGCCAGAGTGGCTTCAGACGCTTAGCTAG
- a CDS encoding peptidylprolyl isomerase, translating to MAKVLLKTNKGDITLSLDSAKAPKSVANFLQYVKSGHYDGTIFHRVIDNFMIQGGGMEPGMKQKPTGDEIENEANNGLKNERGTIAMARTSDPHSATAQFFINVNDNDFLNHTAPSAQGWGYAVFGKVSDGMDVVDAIRKVKTGNSGFHQDVPTEDVVIEKATVLEE from the coding sequence ATGGCGAAGGTACTCCTAAAAACCAATAAGGGTGATATCACCCTCTCCCTCGATTCTGCTAAGGCACCTAAAAGCGTTGCCAATTTTTTGCAATACGTAAAGAGCGGTCACTACGATGGCACAATTTTTCATCGCGTAATTGATAACTTCATGATTCAGGGTGGCGGCATGGAGCCAGGCATGAAACAAAAACCCACTGGTGATGAAATTGAAAATGAAGCCAATAACGGTCTTAAAAATGAGCGCGGCACGATTGCCATGGCTCGCACCAGTGATCCGCACTCTGCAACAGCGCAATTTTTTATTAACGTCAATGACAATGATTTCTTAAACCATACAGCCCCAAGCGCTCAGGGCTGGGGTTATGCGGTTTTTGGCAAGGTTAGTGATGGCATGGATGTGGTAGATGCTATTCGCAAAGTGAAGACTGGTAACTCAGGCTTTCATCAAGACGTACCAACTGAAGATGTGGTGATCGAGAAAGCTACCGTTCTCGAGGAATGA
- the cysS gene encoding cysteine--tRNA ligase, which translates to MLHIYNTLSRSKQVFKPIEPGKVRMYVCGMTVYDFCHIGHARVMIVFDMVVRWLRASGYEVLYVRNITDIDDKIINRALENGEPIAALTNRFIDAMHADSDELGLMHPDQEPRATDYIKQMQGMIGRLIENELAYQAEDGDVNFAVRLLPRYGQLSGKTLDELNAGERVAVGGGKRDPLDFVLWKSAKPEEPADTRWSSPWGEGRPGWHIECSAMSCDLLGEHFDIHGGGADLQFPHHENEIAQSEGALYGQDRKEDDAPFVNYWMHNGHIRVNEEKMSKSLGNFFLIRDVLKSFDPEVLRFFMLKAHYRSPINYSDAQLEEARSGLVRLYTALAQVPTATNIALDGNSPWVQRFTEAMNDDFNTPEAIAVLFELASEVNRAQGQDKVTLASHLKALGGVLNFLQKDPTQFLQMGSKTGDGLQAQDIEDQIAARAAAKQSKDFAKADLIRKTLLDQGIVLEDKPGGITEWRRA; encoded by the coding sequence ATGCTGCACATCTATAACACCCTTAGCCGTTCAAAACAGGTTTTTAAGCCCATCGAGCCAGGCAAGGTAAGGATGTACGTTTGCGGCATGACAGTCTATGACTTTTGCCACATTGGACATGCTAGGGTCATGATTGTCTTTGACATGGTGGTTCGCTGGTTAAGGGCAAGTGGTTATGAAGTGCTTTATGTTCGCAACATCACAGATATTGACGACAAAATAATTAATCGCGCCCTTGAGAATGGTGAGCCCATTGCAGCGCTGACCAATCGTTTCATAGATGCTATGCATGCAGATTCGGATGAGCTTGGGCTAATGCATCCCGATCAAGAGCCACGTGCTACCGACTACATTAAACAAATGCAGGGGATGATCGGTAGATTAATTGAAAATGAACTGGCTTATCAGGCTGAAGATGGTGATGTGAACTTCGCAGTTCGTTTACTCCCTCGGTATGGGCAGCTATCAGGAAAAACTTTAGATGAGTTAAATGCTGGCGAGCGTGTAGCAGTGGGCGGTGGAAAACGTGACCCGCTTGATTTTGTTTTATGGAAGAGCGCTAAACCAGAAGAGCCGGCGGATACCCGCTGGTCTTCTCCGTGGGGTGAAGGTAGACCAGGTTGGCATATTGAATGCTCTGCCATGTCATGCGATTTACTGGGTGAACATTTTGACATTCATGGTGGCGGAGCTGACTTGCAGTTTCCGCATCACGAAAATGAGATTGCCCAAAGTGAAGGGGCCTTGTATGGCCAGGATCGCAAAGAGGATGATGCGCCATTTGTAAATTATTGGATGCATAACGGGCACATCCGTGTAAATGAAGAAAAAATGTCTAAATCCTTGGGTAACTTTTTTCTCATTCGGGATGTATTAAAGAGTTTCGATCCCGAGGTATTGAGATTTTTTATGCTCAAGGCGCATTACCGAAGCCCAATTAATTACAGTGACGCGCAATTAGAGGAAGCGCGCTCTGGTTTAGTGCGCCTGTATACAGCTTTGGCACAAGTCCCAACTGCAACTAACATTGCTTTAGATGGTAATAGCCCATGGGTTCAGCGCTTTACTGAGGCAATGAATGATGATTTCAATACTCCTGAAGCGATTGCCGTTTTATTTGAGTTAGCGAGCGAGGTCAACCGCGCTCAAGGTCAGGACAAAGTTACTCTTGCGTCTCATCTGAAGGCTCTGGGAGGCGTTCTGAACTTCTTGCAAAAGGATCCAACTCAATTCTTGCAGATGGGGTCTAAGACTGGTGATGGTTTACAAGCGCAGGACATTGAAGATCAAATTGCTGCACGTGCCGCTGCGAAGCAGTCAAAAGATTTTGCTAAAGCAGACCTCATTCGTAAAACCTTACTTGACCAAGGTATTGTTCTGGAGGATAAGCCTGGTGGAATTACGGAATGGCGTAGAGCATAG
- the cysE gene encoding serine O-acetyltransferase, translating into MFNSLFDQVDSIIVRDPAARNRLEVITCYPGLHAVWLHRIAHFFWNLGLKWLARFLSMFSRLITGIEIHPGAKVGRRVFLDHGLGIVIGETTEIGDDCTIYQGVTLGGTSLYKGVKRHPTLGKGVVVSAGAKVLGGFTVGDGARIGSNAVVLKEIPPGATAVGIPARILHPDLPQSADSKTKEYFSAYGVTPNVDDPVSMALKGLIDATIEQEAKIAQLEKALAKFSNTPTDVSNSTETKRDLGAIKEWLKE; encoded by the coding sequence ATGTTTAATTCACTATTCGACCAAGTCGATTCCATCATCGTTAGAGATCCAGCCGCAAGAAACCGTCTTGAGGTCATCACCTGCTACCCAGGTTTACATGCAGTTTGGCTGCATCGCATCGCTCATTTTTTCTGGAATCTTGGTTTGAAGTGGTTAGCGCGATTTCTGTCGATGTTTTCGAGATTGATTACTGGTATAGAGATCCATCCTGGCGCCAAGGTTGGTCGTCGTGTATTTTTAGACCATGGTTTAGGTATTGTGATCGGCGAGACTACAGAAATTGGTGATGATTGCACCATCTATCAAGGCGTCACTTTAGGTGGCACATCTTTATATAAAGGTGTAAAACGACACCCTACCTTAGGCAAAGGCGTGGTTGTCAGTGCTGGCGCAAAAGTTTTAGGCGGCTTCACTGTAGGAGATGGCGCACGCATTGGCTCAAATGCAGTTGTCCTGAAAGAAATTCCGCCTGGCGCGACTGCTGTTGGCATACCAGCACGCATTTTGCATCCAGACTTACCGCAAAGCGCTGATAGCAAAACAAAGGAGTATTTCTCTGCATACGGAGTAACACCCAATGTGGATGATCCCGTATCGATGGCCCTTAAAGGTTTAATCGATGCAACGATTGAGCAAGAAGCCAAGATTGCTCAACTAGAAAAAGCACTTGCCAAGTTTAGTAATACTCCTACTGATGTTAGCAACAGCACAGAAACAAAACGAGATCTTGGCGCTATTAAAGAATGGCTTAAAGAGTAA
- a CDS encoding aspartate kinase: MALIVHKYGGTSMGSVERIANVAKRVAKWMRAGHQVVVVPSAMSGETNRLLGLAKEINPNPSPRELDQIASTGEQVSSGLLALALMNEGIDAVSYAGWQVTVNTDSSFTKARIKSIDDQKILSDLKAGRAVVVTGFQGVDPEGNITTLGRGGSDTSAVAMAAALKADECLIYTDVDGVYTTDPRVCEDARRLDKITFEEMLEMASLGSKVLQIRSVEFAGKYKVKTRVLSSLTDPLMPLDQEMKSGTLITFEEDSTMEAAVISGIAFARDEAKITVLGVPDRPGIAYQILGPIADANIDVDIIIQNQSVDGKTDFTFTVPRADYQKALDILKNTVQAHIEAKEISGDPKVSKVSVVGVGMRSHVGIASKMFRTLSEEGINILMISTSEIKISVVIDEKYMELAVRALHKAFELDQK, from the coding sequence ATGGCTCTAATTGTTCATAAATATGGCGGCACTTCGATGGGTTCTGTTGAACGCATTGCGAATGTTGCAAAGCGCGTTGCAAAGTGGATGCGTGCTGGCCATCAAGTAGTAGTTGTGCCATCGGCAATGTCAGGCGAGACAAATCGCTTGTTAGGCTTGGCAAAAGAAATTAATCCAAATCCAAGTCCACGTGAGTTGGATCAAATTGCCTCTACAGGTGAGCAGGTCAGCTCCGGTCTCTTAGCTTTGGCTTTAATGAATGAAGGCATTGATGCAGTTAGTTATGCCGGTTGGCAGGTCACAGTCAATACTGATTCATCATTTACCAAGGCGCGTATTAAAAGTATTGATGACCAAAAGATTTTGAGTGACCTGAAAGCAGGTCGCGCTGTGGTGGTGACGGGATTCCAAGGTGTGGACCCAGAGGGGAATATCACCACCTTGGGTCGTGGTGGATCAGACACCTCGGCCGTAGCAATGGCGGCCGCACTAAAGGCTGATGAGTGTCTCATCTATACAGACGTTGATGGTGTTTACACAACCGATCCGCGTGTTTGTGAAGATGCGCGCCGCCTAGATAAGATTACCTTTGAAGAGATGCTAGAGATGGCCAGCTTAGGCTCGAAGGTATTGCAGATTCGTTCTGTCGAGTTTGCTGGTAAGTACAAAGTTAAAACCCGTGTTCTGTCATCGTTGACAGACCCATTGATGCCTTTAGACCAAGAGATGAAGTCTGGCACCTTGATTACATTTGAAGAGGATAGCACTATGGAAGCCGCCGTTATTTCCGGTATCGCCTTTGCGCGTGATGAAGCGAAGATTACCGTTCTCGGAGTTCCTGATCGACCAGGTATTGCTTATCAAATTTTGGGTCCCATCGCTGATGCAAATATTGATGTGGACATCATCATTCAGAACCAATCAGTTGATGGCAAAACGGACTTCACCTTTACCGTACCACGCGCTGATTATCAAAAGGCCTTGGATATTCTGAAGAACACCGTACAAGCGCATATTGAAGCTAAAGAAATTTCAGGTGACCCTAAAGTTTCTAAGGTGTCTGTTGTTGGTGTTGGAATGCGTTCCCATGTAGGTATTGCGAGCAAAATGTTCCGCACATTATCGGAAGAGGGCATCAATATCCTCATGATCTCTACTAGTGAAATCAAAATATCTGTAGTGATTGATGAGAAATATATGGAATTGGCAGTACGCGCCTTACACAAGGCGTTTGAGTTAGATCAGAAATAA
- a CDS encoding inositol monophosphatase family protein, whose product MHPMLNVAVKAARRAGTVINRASLNLERLQVDRKQHNDFVTEVDKAAEAAIIETLSEAYPTHGFLAEETGEQNINAENVWIIDPLDGTTNFIHGFPQYAVSIALAVNGVTQQAVVYDPNRDELFTATRGAGAYLDRRRLRVATQDRLNNSLIGTGFPYREDQDLEKYLKIFAEMSRQCAGLRRPGAASLDLAYVAAGRYDGFFESDLKPWDMAAGALLITEAGGLVGNYRGEEGFLKSGEVMAANPRIYAQMVQCLSKYSAC is encoded by the coding sequence ATGCATCCCATGTTAAATGTGGCCGTGAAGGCTGCCCGTCGCGCAGGAACTGTGATTAATCGTGCATCTCTGAATTTAGAGAGGCTCCAGGTGGATCGCAAGCAGCACAATGATTTTGTGACTGAGGTGGACAAAGCTGCAGAAGCAGCCATTATTGAGACTTTGAGTGAGGCATATCCCACTCATGGGTTTTTGGCTGAAGAGACAGGTGAACAAAACATCAATGCTGAAAACGTTTGGATTATTGATCCGTTGGACGGCACGACCAATTTCATTCATGGATTTCCGCAATACGCTGTATCAATCGCTTTAGCAGTTAATGGAGTAACTCAACAAGCGGTTGTATACGACCCCAATCGCGATGAATTATTTACTGCGACTCGTGGTGCGGGTGCCTACCTAGATCGCCGTCGTTTGCGTGTGGCAACGCAAGATCGATTGAACAACTCTTTAATTGGCACTGGTTTTCCGTATCGTGAAGACCAAGACCTTGAAAAGTACCTAAAGATTTTTGCTGAGATGTCACGTCAATGCGCTGGCTTACGTCGCCCAGGCGCTGCTTCATTGGACCTGGCTTATGTTGCAGCTGGCCGTTACGATGGATTTTTTGAGAGTGACCTCAAGCCTTGGGATATGGCTGCAGGAGCCTTATTAATTACTGAGGCGGGTGGTTTGGTTGGCAACTACCGCGGCGAAGAAGGTTTCTTAAAGAGTGGCGAAGTGATGGCTGCTAATCCACGCATTTATGCTCAAATGGTGCAGTGCCTCTCTAAGTATTCTGCTTGCTAG
- a CDS encoding RNA methyltransferase, whose amino-acid sequence MNLQASHLLRWILVETTHAGNVGSAARAMKTMGFNDLHLIKPKTSGIHKEAEAIALASGATDLLESAVEHQSLDQAIGGYPLVLGLTSRDREFGPPAIDWQSALALIYQNTQNHGKTALVFGPERTGLENHHLSFCTHRVWLDANPDYPSLNLAQALMVCAYTLRQALQDPNLDVISKNQTAEMDLADPAAVTAMLEHWREGLEAIAYLDPANPKKLMPRLEALFARSRLRKEEIDLLRGIAKQMLLRK is encoded by the coding sequence ATGAACCTTCAGGCATCACACTTACTACGCTGGATTCTGGTGGAAACTACCCATGCTGGCAATGTTGGTTCAGCTGCTAGGGCCATGAAAACAATGGGCTTTAATGATTTACACCTGATCAAACCAAAAACTTCGGGAATTCACAAGGAAGCTGAGGCCATAGCTCTTGCCAGTGGTGCAACTGACCTTCTAGAGTCAGCCGTTGAGCACCAATCCCTAGATCAAGCGATTGGAGGCTACCCCTTGGTGTTAGGTCTAACTAGTAGAGATCGAGAGTTTGGCCCCCCAGCGATTGATTGGCAGTCGGCTTTAGCCCTCATTTACCAAAATACCCAGAATCATGGAAAAACTGCCCTAGTATTTGGTCCTGAGAGAACTGGTTTAGAGAATCATCATCTATCTTTTTGTACCCACCGCGTATGGCTAGACGCCAATCCTGACTATCCGTCCCTCAACCTTGCTCAAGCCTTAATGGTTTGCGCCTATACCCTCAGGCAAGCCCTACAAGACCCAAACTTAGATGTCATATCTAAAAATCAGACTGCTGAAATGGACCTGGCTGATCCAGCAGCAGTTACCGCAATGCTTGAACATTGGCGAGAAGGACTGGAGGCAATTGCTTATCTTGACCCAGCTAACCCGAAAAAGCTGATGCCCAGACTCGAAGCCTTATTTGCACGCAGCAGACTGCGCAAAGAGGAGATCGATCTATTACGGGGAATCGCAAAACAGATGCTCCTGAGAAAATAA
- a CDS encoding acetyl-CoA carboxylase carboxyltransferase subunit alpha, which yields MKTTFLDFEQQIAELESKIEELRFVQDESSVDISDEIKTLSEKSLQLTKDVYANLTPWQVSQVARHPQRPYTLDYVSALFTDFHELHGDRTFADDQSIIGGLARFDGEPCMVIGHQKGRDTKERALRNFGMSRPEGYRKAMRLMRLAEKFGIPVFTFVDTPGAFPGIDAEERNQSEAIGRNLYVQAELEVPIIATIIGEGGSGGALAIAMGDVVLMLQNSTYSVISPEGCASILWKTADKASEAAEQLGLTAQRLKVLGLIDKIVAEPIGGAHRDYDVMMSNMRKALAESLKTFDGMKTDALLERRHERLMSYGKFKEVTSKS from the coding sequence ATGAAAACGACTTTCCTGGATTTTGAGCAGCAAATCGCCGAATTGGAGTCAAAGATCGAAGAGCTGCGTTTTGTGCAAGATGAGTCATCGGTGGATATTTCCGATGAGATCAAAACGCTTTCTGAAAAAAGTCTTCAGCTCACTAAAGATGTGTATGCCAATTTGACACCATGGCAAGTTTCTCAAGTCGCTAGACATCCTCAAAGACCTTACACGCTGGATTACGTCAGTGCCTTATTTACGGATTTTCATGAGCTGCATGGTGATCGTACTTTTGCAGATGATCAATCGATTATTGGCGGCTTAGCGCGTTTTGATGGAGAACCCTGTATGGTGATAGGTCATCAAAAGGGTCGTGATACCAAAGAGCGTGCCTTGCGCAACTTTGGTATGAGTCGCCCTGAGGGTTATCGCAAAGCAATGCGTTTGATGCGGCTTGCTGAAAAATTTGGTATTCCGGTATTTACCTTTGTCGATACGCCAGGTGCGTTCCCCGGTATTGATGCGGAAGAGCGTAATCAATCTGAAGCGATTGGACGCAACCTCTATGTTCAAGCTGAGTTAGAAGTGCCTATTATTGCCACCATCATTGGTGAAGGTGGTTCAGGAGGAGCCCTTGCAATTGCAATGGGCGATGTGGTTTTGATGTTGCAAAATTCCACCTATTCTGTAATTTCTCCTGAGGGTTGTGCCTCCATTTTGTGGAAGACGGCGGATAAGGCCTCTGAAGCAGCTGAGCAGCTAGGCTTAACTGCTCAACGACTAAAGGTGCTTGGCTTGATTGATAAGATTGTTGCAGAGCCAATTGGTGGCGCTCATCGTGATTACGATGTGATGATGAGCAATATGCGCAAGGCACTTGCAGAATCGCTCAAGACTTTTGATGGTATGAAAACCGATGCATTACTTGAGCGACGCCATGAGCGCTTAATGAGTTATGGCAAGTTCAAGGAAGTTACGTCAAAGTCCTAA
- a CDS encoding tetratricopeptide repeat protein, which translates to MSQFSTFSSMFESIKSLFSSPFKATAIFASAVVIVGCSTAAQQQADAQIAALNKQEAKSPEAQTQPYLGGYGPSDPPRLSTDAPYDPLNPELSETVGVPFLSFLIIEPDPVTKNAVPSDIEKLVKARRYQDAIDAINDRLKKTPRNVQLRYIKARLQLELRDFDGAKKTLIEITQQFPELPEPYNNLAAIAANQGRWIEARDYLELALKLRPSYSLAAANLGEVYVRLGAKAYEDAAANTQLNQRLYTNRAKFLLNLLKPQAKGVNNTVNPASNSSTNTLEGKSSNGEGTPKNQ; encoded by the coding sequence ATGAGCCAGTTTTCCACCTTCAGTTCTATGTTTGAGTCCATCAAATCACTATTTTCAAGCCCCTTTAAAGCCACTGCCATCTTTGCCAGCGCGGTAGTTATTGTCGGCTGCAGCACTGCTGCTCAGCAACAGGCAGATGCTCAAATTGCTGCACTCAATAAACAAGAAGCGAAATCTCCGGAAGCCCAAACGCAACCCTATCTTGGTGGCTACGGGCCAAGCGACCCTCCTCGCCTTTCCACTGATGCGCCCTACGACCCCTTAAATCCGGAACTCTCAGAAACGGTTGGCGTTCCCTTTTTATCATTTCTGATCATTGAACCAGATCCGGTTACCAAAAATGCAGTTCCATCAGATATTGAAAAGCTTGTCAAAGCGCGTAGGTATCAAGATGCGATTGACGCAATTAATGACCGTCTAAAAAAGACCCCTCGCAATGTCCAGTTGCGTTATATCAAAGCAAGATTGCAACTTGAATTGCGTGATTTCGATGGCGCCAAGAAAACCTTGATTGAAATCACCCAGCAATTTCCAGAACTGCCAGAGCCCTATAACAATCTGGCAGCAATTGCTGCTAATCAAGGAAGGTGGATTGAGGCGCGTGACTATCTTGAGCTGGCACTAAAACTCAGGCCAAGCTACAGCCTTGCAGCAGCCAATCTAGGAGAAGTCTATGTGCGTCTTGGCGCTAAGGCCTACGAAGATGCCGCCGCCAACACCCAATTAAATCAACGTCTCTACACTAACCGTGCAAAATTCTTATTGAACCTACTGAAGCCACAGGCTAAAGGTGTCAATAACACTGTTAATCCTGCATCAAATTCTTCCACTAACACATTAGAAGGTAAATCAAGCAATGGCGAAGGTACTCCTAAAAACCAATAA
- a CDS encoding DNA-3-methyladenine glycosylase: MTTKEKLASNPGAPDYWEQACRDLMKQDRIMKKIIPKYGSGFLVTRGDAFTTLARAIVGQQISVTAAQAVWDRVLLASKKKMSPKNILALSVEELRGAGLSGRKVEYIRDLADHFDSGRLHANQWKNMDDESVIEELSSIRGIGRWTAEMFLIFNLIRPNILPLDDIGLIKAISLNYFSGEPVSRHEAREVAANWAPWRTVATWYMWRSIDPIPVEY; this comes from the coding sequence GTGACCACCAAAGAAAAATTAGCCTCTAATCCAGGTGCCCCAGACTATTGGGAGCAAGCTTGTCGCGATTTAATGAAACAAGATCGCATCATGAAAAAAATCATTCCTAAGTACGGTTCTGGATTTTTAGTTACTAGAGGCGATGCGTTTACGACGCTTGCCAGAGCAATCGTTGGTCAACAAATTTCTGTGACTGCTGCGCAAGCCGTTTGGGATAGGGTGCTTCTTGCAAGCAAGAAAAAGATGAGCCCTAAAAACATTTTGGCTTTATCAGTGGAGGAGTTGCGCGGCGCAGGTCTTTCTGGGCGCAAGGTCGAATATATTCGAGATTTAGCTGACCATTTTGACTCAGGTCGTCTTCATGCCAATCAATGGAAAAATATGGACGACGAGAGCGTGATTGAGGAATTAAGCTCAATTCGGGGTATTGGACGCTGGACAGCAGAAATGTTCCTCATTTTTAACCTCATCCGTCCCAATATCCTTCCTTTGGATGATATTGGCCTAATTAAGGCTATTTCCCTCAATTACTTCAGCGGGGAGCCTGTTAGCCGTCATGAGGCGAGGGAAGTAGCGGCAAATTGGGCCCCGTGGCGTACGGTTGCCACTTGGTATATGTGGAGAAGTATCGACCCCATTCCGGTTGAATATTAA
- a CDS encoding UDP-2,3-diacylglucosamine diphosphatase, with protein sequence MIPHHTSALLISDLHLTPSMPLTAQRFFDFCEKDASQAESVFILGDLFEYWVGDDAGDRSPFQHEVKQALANLSNKVKTYYIHGNRDFLIGPAFLKKTGMTVLTDPALIEIAGHKYLLAHGDALCTADIGYQLFRGWVRKPWLQKLFLSLPIHWRRSIAKQLRTNSHANYERASHTAYQQNQIKTNVTTQACAAIVREYGADKLIHGHTHRPGHHQESLGNQSWQRWVLSDWDLDHPEATAPRANALLIDAHGVRAMDLIKA encoded by the coding sequence ATGATTCCGCATCACACGAGCGCATTGCTCATTTCAGATTTACATTTAACGCCGTCAATGCCCTTGACGGCGCAGCGCTTTTTTGACTTTTGCGAAAAGGACGCATCTCAGGCCGAGTCTGTCTTTATATTGGGTGACTTGTTTGAATATTGGGTTGGTGATGATGCTGGCGATCGATCACCATTTCAACATGAGGTTAAGCAAGCGCTCGCGAATCTATCAAATAAGGTTAAAACCTATTACATCCACGGTAATCGAGATTTCCTGATTGGTCCCGCGTTTTTAAAGAAGACTGGAATGACCGTACTGACAGATCCTGCGCTTATTGAAATTGCTGGTCACAAATATCTTCTTGCCCATGGTGATGCTCTGTGTACTGCCGACATTGGCTATCAACTATTTCGCGGGTGGGTCAGGAAACCCTGGCTGCAAAAATTATTTCTCTCCCTACCCATTCATTGGCGAAGATCTATAGCTAAACAACTTCGCACTAATAGTCACGCAAATTATGAACGTGCTTCTCATACCGCTTATCAACAAAATCAAATTAAAACGAATGTCACTACGCAAGCATGCGCAGCAATAGTTCGTGAATATGGCGCTGATAAATTAATTCATGGTCATACCCACAGACCAGGACACCATCAAGAGTCACTAGGAAATCAATCTTGGCAACGCTGGGTGCTATCAGACTGGGACTTGGACCACCCAGAGGCAACTGCACCACGAGCAAATGCCTTGTTGATCGATGCACATGGCGTGCGTGCGATGGATTTAATTAAAGCCTAG